A genomic segment from Streptomyces sp. NBC_01233 encodes:
- a CDS encoding EF-hand domain-containing protein encodes MDTITAKRHIFSMLDVDGDGVISRQEYLGRPERAAAALGRAGDDPLLSLARTAHERVFASMDANLDGRVTFTEYEAWAGGEAFDEVCRPALGSLFDLADADGDGHLDRAEFTRLRHALGNPADNARSAFDALDEDGDGRIDRDAYLAQIRSFVTDGSSPMARALHAEAGS; translated from the coding sequence GTGGACACCATCACGGCTAAGCGGCACATCTTCTCGATGCTGGACGTCGACGGCGACGGGGTCATCTCCCGTCAGGAGTACCTTGGCCGGCCCGAACGCGCGGCAGCGGCCCTGGGCCGGGCCGGCGACGACCCGCTCCTGTCCTTGGCACGCACCGCGCACGAGAGGGTGTTCGCGTCGATGGACGCGAACCTGGACGGCCGGGTGACCTTCACCGAGTACGAGGCGTGGGCGGGCGGGGAGGCCTTCGACGAGGTGTGCAGGCCGGCTCTGGGATCACTGTTCGACCTGGCCGACGCCGACGGCGACGGCCACCTCGACCGGGCGGAGTTCACCCGGCTGCGCCACGCCCTGGGCAACCCCGCCGACAACGCCCGTTCGGCCTTCGACGCACTGGATGAGGACGGTGACGGCCGCATCGACCGGGACGCCTACCTGGCACAGATCCGTTCCTTCGTCACTGACGGATCCTCTCCCATGGCACGGGCTCTCCACGCGGAGGCCGGTAGCTGA
- a CDS encoding NAD-dependent epimerase/dehydratase family protein — MRVLVTGGAGFIGSHIVTALKDRGHHPVVLDALLPAAHPAAPPLPDVEFLRADVRDSDAVRAALRGVDAVCHQAAMVGLGKDFADAPEYVGCNDLGTAVLLAEMAAAGVRELVLAGSMVVYGEGRYECPRHGVVRPGPRRTEDLAAGRFEPPCPDCGTALAPGLVGEDAPTDPRSVYATTKLAQEHLAASWARGTQGRAVSLRYHNVYGPGMPRDTPYAGVASYFRSALARGEAPQVFEDGAQRRDFVHVTDVASANAVALEAVGGMSAGTMTAYNTGSGEPHTVGEMASELASAYGGPAPVVTGEFRLGDVRHITADSARLRGELGWRPEVRFADGMAEFARSGQRASAGSVG; from the coding sequence ATGCGCGTACTCGTCACCGGAGGGGCCGGGTTCATCGGCTCCCACATCGTCACCGCCCTCAAGGACCGCGGGCACCACCCCGTCGTCCTCGACGCCCTGCTGCCCGCCGCCCACCCCGCCGCACCGCCCCTGCCCGACGTCGAGTTCCTGCGCGCTGACGTACGGGACTCCGACGCCGTGCGAGCCGCGCTCCGAGGGGTCGACGCGGTGTGCCACCAGGCGGCCATGGTCGGGCTCGGGAAGGACTTCGCGGACGCCCCCGAGTACGTCGGCTGCAACGACCTCGGGACCGCGGTGCTGCTGGCCGAGATGGCTGCCGCCGGGGTGCGGGAGCTCGTACTGGCCGGGTCGATGGTCGTCTACGGGGAGGGCCGGTACGAGTGCCCGCGCCACGGGGTGGTGCGCCCCGGGCCCCGCCGGACGGAGGATCTGGCGGCCGGCCGGTTCGAGCCGCCCTGTCCCGACTGCGGCACCGCACTCGCGCCGGGCCTGGTCGGCGAGGACGCCCCCACCGATCCCCGCAGCGTGTACGCCACCACGAAGCTCGCCCAGGAACACCTGGCGGCGTCCTGGGCCCGGGGCACACAGGGTCGTGCGGTGTCGCTGCGCTACCACAACGTCTACGGGCCCGGGATGCCTCGCGACACCCCCTACGCGGGAGTGGCCTCGTACTTCCGGTCCGCGCTGGCCCGTGGCGAGGCCCCGCAGGTCTTCGAGGACGGCGCGCAGCGGCGGGACTTCGTCCACGTCACGGACGTGGCCTCGGCGAACGCCGTGGCGCTGGAGGCCGTCGGCGGCATGTCCGCCGGGACGATGACCGCGTACAACACCGGCAGCGGGGAACCGCATACGGTCGGTGAGATGGCGTCCGAACTCGCCTCGGCGTACGGCGGGCCCGCGCCGGTGGTCACCGGCGAGTTCCGCCTCGGCGACGTACGGCACATCACCGCCGACTCCGCCCGGCTGCGCGGGGAACTGGGCTGGCGTCCGGAGGTGCGCTTCGCCGACGGGATGGCCGAGTTCGCCCGGTCCGGTCAGCGTGCGTCGGCGGGCTCCGTCGGCTGA
- a CDS encoding sulfite oxidase codes for MEPSSLGDVSTPGRVASAGEGIGLDELALAARNHGLPLEALRYEVTPAGLHYVLVHYDIPAGDEATWQLTVGGAVRTPLALDMTALRALPAVTHRVTMECAGNGRARLSPRPVSQPWLVEAVGTADWTGVPLRIVLAEAGVQPDAVEAVCTGADHGVERGVEQDYRRSLPLPVATGADPEVLIAYEMNGLPLPPQHGYPLRLVVPGWYGMAHVKWLRDITLADAPFTGFQQAVAYRIRQTPEEPGEPVTRIAPRALMVPPGFPDFMSRTRVVRPGVVPLEGRAWSGHGPIARVQVSGDGGRTWAEAEVTPRARRAWVWQAWHCDWTATPGAHTLIARAADAEGHTQPLEQPWNRGGFANNLVQHVPVLCR; via the coding sequence ATGGAGCCGTCGTCACTGGGCGATGTCAGCACCCCGGGCCGTGTGGCGTCCGCCGGGGAGGGGATCGGCCTGGACGAGCTGGCACTCGCGGCCCGCAACCACGGGCTGCCCCTCGAGGCACTGCGCTACGAGGTCACCCCGGCCGGGCTGCACTACGTGCTCGTCCACTACGACATCCCCGCCGGGGACGAGGCCACCTGGCAGCTCACCGTCGGCGGCGCGGTCCGCACCCCGCTGGCCCTGGACATGACCGCCCTGCGCGCTCTCCCCGCCGTGACGCACAGGGTCACCATGGAGTGCGCGGGCAACGGACGGGCGCGGCTGTCGCCGCGGCCCGTCAGCCAGCCGTGGCTGGTGGAGGCGGTGGGCACCGCTGACTGGACGGGCGTGCCGCTGCGGATCGTGCTCGCCGAGGCCGGGGTGCAGCCGGACGCGGTCGAAGCCGTCTGCACGGGCGCCGACCACGGTGTGGAACGCGGGGTCGAGCAGGACTACCGGCGCAGCCTGCCCCTGCCGGTCGCCACCGGTGCGGACCCGGAGGTGCTGATCGCGTACGAGATGAACGGCCTGCCCCTGCCGCCGCAGCACGGGTATCCACTGCGGCTGGTCGTACCCGGCTGGTACGGCATGGCCCACGTGAAATGGCTCCGGGACATCACCCTGGCCGACGCACCGTTCACCGGGTTCCAGCAGGCCGTGGCCTACCGGATCCGGCAGACGCCCGAGGAGCCCGGCGAACCGGTCACCAGGATCGCGCCGCGGGCCCTGATGGTCCCTCCGGGCTTCCCCGACTTCATGTCGCGCACCCGTGTCGTACGCCCGGGGGTCGTACCGCTGGAGGGACGTGCCTGGTCGGGGCACGGGCCGATCGCGCGGGTGCAGGTGAGCGGCGACGGGGGCCGCACCTGGGCGGAAGCCGAGGTGACGCCGCGGGCACGGCGCGCGTGGGTCTGGCAGGCGTGGCACTGCGATTGGACGGCCACCCCCGGGGCACACACCCTCATCGCGCGTGCCGCGGATGCCGAAGGACACACCCAGCCCCTCGAACAGCCCTGGAACCGCGGCGGCTTCGCCAACAACCTCGTCCAGCACGTCCCGGTCCTGTGCCGCTGA
- a CDS encoding DM13 domain-containing protein, which translates to MGTAVAHTKRSGRAWAGAVIAATVVLGIGLYWFQPWKLWRDETVREALPSAASTQRPSGATPAAGAAPSAPAGPQTLAQGVLISHEHTTTGTAKLIRLPDGSRTLRLENLDTSNGPDLRVWLTDAPVKEGTAGWTVFDDGKHVSLGKLKGNKGDQNYEIPADVNLADYSSVTIWCDRFDVSFGAAALASA; encoded by the coding sequence ATGGGGACGGCAGTGGCACATACGAAGCGGAGCGGTCGGGCATGGGCCGGGGCAGTGATCGCGGCGACCGTGGTGCTGGGCATCGGCTTGTACTGGTTCCAGCCGTGGAAGCTGTGGCGGGACGAGACCGTCAGGGAGGCGTTGCCCAGCGCGGCCTCGACGCAGCGGCCGTCCGGGGCGACCCCGGCGGCCGGCGCGGCTCCCAGTGCCCCGGCGGGCCCGCAGACCCTCGCTCAGGGCGTCCTGATCAGCCACGAGCACACCACCACGGGCACGGCGAAACTGATCCGCCTCCCCGACGGCTCACGCACCCTGCGCCTGGAGAACCTCGACACCAGCAACGGCCCGGACCTCCGCGTCTGGCTGACCGACGCCCCGGTGAAGGAGGGCACCGCCGGCTGGACCGTCTTCGACGACGGCAAGCACGTGAGCCTGGGCAAGCTCAAGGGCAACAAGGGCGACCAGAACTACGAGATCCCGGCCGATGTGAACCTGGCCGACTACAGCAGCGTCACCATCTGGTGCGACCGCTTCGACGTCTCCTTCGGCGCGGCAGCTCTGGCCTCGGCGTGA
- a CDS encoding deoxynucleoside kinase, giving the protein MAVICVGGMIGLGKTSVAELLAKELGSEVFYESVEDNPILPLFYTASPEEIQAKRYPFLLQLYFLQTRFASIKEAYKQGDNVLDRSIYEDWYFAKVNHDLGRISSLEMRVYEGLLNEMMREIDGLPYRKAPDLMVYLKADFETVLHRIGLRGRDFEQDESLVEYYRTLWSGYDDWVHQHYSASDVLVVDMNHTDVVNNPEDATRVVREVENALAAARLRA; this is encoded by the coding sequence ATGGCAGTGATCTGCGTCGGTGGCATGATCGGACTCGGCAAGACGAGCGTGGCCGAACTGCTCGCAAAGGAGCTGGGCAGCGAAGTCTTCTACGAGAGCGTGGAAGACAATCCGATCCTTCCGCTCTTCTACACGGCGAGCCCCGAGGAGATCCAGGCGAAGCGCTACCCCTTCCTGCTCCAGCTCTACTTCCTGCAGACGCGGTTCGCCTCGATCAAGGAGGCGTACAAGCAGGGCGACAACGTCCTCGACCGGTCGATCTACGAGGACTGGTATTTCGCCAAGGTCAATCACGACCTGGGCCGGATCAGCTCCCTCGAGATGCGGGTGTACGAGGGACTGCTCAACGAGATGATGCGTGAGATCGACGGCCTGCCGTACCGCAAGGCACCCGATCTCATGGTCTACCTCAAGGCGGACTTCGAGACGGTGCTGCATCGCATAGGGCTGCGGGGGCGCGACTTCGAGCAGGACGAGAGCCTCGTCGAGTACTACCGGACGTTGTGGTCCGGCTACGACGACTGGGTGCACCAGCACTACTCGGCCAGCGACGTCCTTGTCGTCGACATGAACCACACGGATGTGGTGAACAACCCCGAGGACGCGACCCGCGTGGTGCGGGAGGTCGAGAACGCCCTGGCGGCGGCCAGGCTCCGGGCCTGA
- a CDS encoding helix-turn-helix transcriptional regulator: protein MLESIGLENRDHDVYRALLVHPGWDMADIGQNLGMGESEVRDTLDRLTRFSLLRSASGAEALVPASPELGLLPLLQDLEAELDERRARLSRDRAMLTALTSEYTARRVQNDVAGVERLVGLEAVRSHLAQLAQGAASEVRAFMPGPALSQAALDASRPLDVQNLARGVRMQTIYLETVRKDPATVEYATWFAEQGGQTRTMPSLPMRLILCDRSVAVLPVKPDASGQGAFVIRLTSIVSALNQLFDLTWERATPLGEASAPHCDGPSERELALLRMLEDGHTDEVIARKLGVSIRTVRRLMSDLLKTLNAESRFQAGVQAARRGWI from the coding sequence GTGCTGGAGAGCATCGGCCTTGAGAATCGAGACCACGACGTTTATCGAGCGCTTCTCGTCCACCCCGGCTGGGATATGGCGGACATTGGGCAGAATCTCGGCATGGGGGAGTCCGAGGTCCGCGACACGCTGGACCGGCTGACCCGGTTCTCGCTCCTTCGCTCTGCCTCCGGAGCCGAAGCGCTCGTGCCGGCCAGTCCGGAGCTCGGACTCCTTCCCCTGCTGCAGGATCTCGAAGCCGAACTGGATGAACGCCGCGCCAGGCTGTCACGGGACCGGGCGATGCTCACGGCTCTGACGTCCGAGTACACCGCACGGCGCGTGCAGAACGACGTGGCGGGCGTCGAGCGCCTCGTGGGCCTGGAGGCGGTGCGCTCCCATCTGGCCCAACTCGCCCAGGGAGCCGCCTCTGAAGTGCGCGCGTTCATGCCGGGGCCGGCGCTCAGTCAGGCGGCCCTGGACGCGTCGCGCCCCCTCGACGTGCAGAACCTGGCGCGGGGCGTCCGGATGCAGACCATCTACCTGGAGACCGTTCGCAAGGACCCGGCAACGGTCGAGTACGCCACCTGGTTTGCCGAGCAGGGAGGCCAGACGCGCACCATGCCCTCGCTGCCGATGCGCCTCATCCTGTGTGACCGCTCCGTGGCCGTGCTCCCGGTGAAGCCGGACGCGAGCGGGCAGGGGGCGTTCGTCATCCGGCTCACCAGCATCGTCTCTGCGCTCAACCAGCTCTTCGATCTGACGTGGGAGCGAGCCACCCCGCTGGGAGAAGCCTCCGCACCCCACTGCGACGGGCCCAGCGAGCGCGAACTGGCACTGCTCAGGATGCTCGAGGACGGCCACACCGACGAGGTCATCGCACGAAAGCTCGGGGTGTCCATCCGCACGGTCCGCCGCCTGATGTCGGACCTGCTCAAGACGCTGAACGCCGAAAGCCGTTTCCAGGCAGGGGTGCAGGCCGCGCGGCGAGGGTGGATCTGA
- a CDS encoding phosphopantetheine-binding protein — protein MQTDMTPDELTDRVRTIWTEVLGRSDFSDSDSFFESGGHSLLASKVMARLGRSVGVRLSMQLIFDHRTVEQLAGAVYAQVSAQNTTARPETTTA, from the coding sequence ATGCAGACCGACATGACGCCGGACGAACTCACCGACCGCGTACGGACCATCTGGACCGAGGTCCTCGGTCGCTCCGACTTCAGCGACAGCGACAGCTTCTTCGAGTCGGGCGGGCACTCCCTGCTCGCGTCCAAGGTCATGGCACGGCTCGGCCGTTCGGTCGGCGTGCGGCTCTCCATGCAGCTGATCTTCGACCACCGCACGGTGGAGCAGTTGGCAGGCGCTGTGTACGCCCAGGTGTCCGCGCAGAACACCACCGCCCGTCCGGAGACGACGACGGCGTGA
- a CDS encoding GNAT family N-acetyltransferase, producing the protein MSHLVVANGEGQHSLWPHAVGVPSGWQATGFSGTEEDCLGHIAEVWTDMRPRSLRDLSAAEPNVLGTERFVLRELTADQVAALLRDDAPEDDWAPGYPFAGTLAAAGGFGKRTADQHVRGFGMYQVVRCADGRVIGDIGFHSPPQEGTVEVGFGLVESGRGAGYASGALHELTRWALAQPGVTTVVARTLKDNTASQAVLERVGFRRTAEEAELLHYALGTEGLEQAGSRPVGHGPVADGVRSGA; encoded by the coding sequence ATGTCCCATCTCGTCGTCGCCAACGGTGAAGGCCAGCACTCGCTGTGGCCGCACGCCGTGGGCGTTCCCTCCGGCTGGCAGGCCACCGGATTCTCCGGCACCGAGGAGGACTGCCTCGGCCACATCGCGGAAGTCTGGACCGACATGCGCCCCCGGTCCCTGCGGGACCTGTCCGCGGCCGAGCCGAACGTCCTGGGAACCGAGCGGTTCGTCCTGCGGGAGCTGACTGCCGACCAGGTTGCCGCGCTGCTCCGGGACGACGCGCCGGAAGACGACTGGGCACCCGGCTACCCCTTCGCCGGGACGCTCGCCGCAGCCGGCGGATTCGGGAAGCGGACCGCGGACCAGCACGTTCGGGGCTTCGGCATGTACCAGGTCGTACGGTGCGCCGACGGCCGGGTGATCGGCGACATCGGCTTCCACAGCCCGCCGCAGGAGGGCACCGTCGAGGTGGGCTTCGGCCTCGTGGAATCCGGCCGCGGCGCCGGGTACGCCAGCGGTGCGCTCCACGAGCTGACGCGCTGGGCGCTGGCCCAGCCCGGCGTCACCACCGTCGTCGCGCGCACGCTGAAGGACAACACCGCGTCACAGGCCGTGCTGGAGCGGGTCGGTTTCCGCCGGACCGCCGAAGAGGCGGAGCTGCTGCACTACGCGCTCGGGACCGAAGGCCTCGAGCAGGCCGGTTCGCGCCCGGTCGGGCACGGTCCCGTCGCCGACGGCGTACGGAGCGGCGCATGA